In a genomic window of Pseudomonas putida:
- a CDS encoding retention module-containing protein — MATLIGIVSKVIGQVFAVAGDGTRRPLIEGDRLFAGDQLVTGAEGAVAVHLQNGQELTLGRGSSLNMTPQLLAQESPHLNTNESVTPSEAQLSDVEQLQKAIAAGDDPTQTAEATAAGPGGSTGPAGGALGGGHSFVMLEEVGGRVDPNIGFPTAGFNGIPEFPEERHDAVVNTVVDDTQGPVIAPPVPLPPVVNNPVTLSGLSVEGGELNLNEANLPDGSASNPGALTQSGTFTVTAPDGLNNLSIGGINVITGGVAVGFPQSITTQLGSTLTITGYNPATGVVSYSYTLNGSETHSSGDGTTLSEHFTVVAGDNNGDSTTGSLDVNITDDVPKAFDDHNGTATETRLTLNGNVLTNDIQGADRVPVGENSGPITPGTFVGTYGTLVLNANGTYTYTLNTDDADFKALHGGGDGKETFTYTLTDADGDTSTAHLVLDIHNDDDGVTINGLDVEGGELTVYEKNLSDGSNPDSGALTQSGTFTITAPDGVETLSIGGINVVVGGVSAGFPQSITTPLGSTLTITGFNAATGVVSYSYTLVDNEAHPTGNGANSLSEQFAVTVVDDNGTTANGSLDVNIVDDLPKAVYDSNATTASETQLTLNGNVLTNDVQGADRVTVGENAGPITPGTFVGTYGTLVLNANGTYTYTLNPSDADFKALHGGGNGTETFTYTLTDADGDTSTANLVLNIHNNDDGVTINGLNVEGGELTVYEKNLSDGSNPDAGALTQSGTFTITAPDGVETLSIGGINVVVGGVSAGFPQSITTPLGSTLTITGFNAATGVVSYSYTLVDNEAHPAGNGANSLSEQFAVTVVDDNGTTANGSLDVNIVDDLPKAVYDSNAATASETQLTLNGNVLTNDVQGADRVTVGENSGPITPGTFVGTYGTLVLNANGTYTYTLNTSDADFKALHGGGNGTETFTYTLTDADGDTSTANLVLNIHNNDDGVTINGLNVEGGELTVYEKNLSDGSNPDNGALTQSGTFTITAPDGVETLSIGGINVVVGGVSAGFPQSITTPLGSTLTITGFNAATGVISYSYTLVDNEAHPTGNGANSLSEQFAVTVVDDNGTTANGSLDVNIVDDLPKAVYDSNAATASETQLTLNGNVLTNDVQGADRVTVGENAGPITPGTFVGTYGTLVLNANGTYTYTLNPSDADFKALHGGGNGTETFTYTLTDADGDTSTANLVLNIHNNDDGVTINGLNVEGGELTVYEKNLSDGSNPDNGALTQSGTFTINAPDGVETLSIGGINVVVGGVSAGFPQSITTPLGSTLTITGFNAATGVVSYSYTLVDNEAHPAGNGANSLSEQFAVTVVDDNGTTANGSLDVNIVDDLPKAVYDSNAATASETQLTLNGNVLTNDIQGADRVPTGPSAGPITPGTFVGTYGTLVLNANGTYTYTLNTSDADFKALHGGGNGTETFTYTLTDADGDTSTANLVLNIHNNDDGVTLTGLDVYGGELTVYEKNLSDGSTPNAPALTQSGTFTVTALDGLQTLTVGGITVVSGGVAAGFPQSITTPLGSTLTITGFNATTGVVSYSYTLVDNEAHPTANGANSLTENFNVVATDTDGSTATGQINVNIVDDVPKAMNDSNASTASESHLTLSGNVLTNDVQGADRVPTGPGAGPITAGTFVGTYGTLVLNANGTYTYTLNTSDADFKALHGGGNGTETFTYTLTDADGDKSTANLVLNIHNNNDPVIIKGLDVCGDELTVYEKNLSDGSHPNTPALTQSGTFTVTALDGLQTLMVGGIAVVSGGVAAGFPQSITTPLGSTLTITGYNPITGVVSYSYTLVDNEAHPTAHGANSITENFNIVATDTDGSSASGQINVNIVDDVPKAMNDTNASTASETHLTLNGNVLTNDVQGADRVTTGPSSGPITPGTFVGTYGTLVLNANGTYTYTLNPNDADFKALHGGGNGTETFTYTLTDADGDKSTAKLVLNIHNNDDGVTINGLNVEGGELNVYEKNLSDGSNPDAGALTQSGTFTINAPDGVVTLTIGGINVVVGGVSAGFPQSVTTPLGSTLTITGFNAATGVVSYSYTLVDNEAHPTANGANSLTEHFAVNVVDDNGSTANGSLDVNIVDDLPKAVYDSNASTASESLLTLNGNVLTNDVQGADRVPTGPSAGPITPGTFVGTYGTLVLNANGTYTYTLNTSDADFKALHGGGNGTETFTYTLTDADGDASTAQLVLNIHNNDDPVIIKGLDVCGDELTVYEKNLSDGSNPSAPALTQSGTFTVTALDGLQTLMVGGIAVVSGGVAAGFPQSITTPLGSTLTITGYNPTTGVVSYSYTLVDNEAHPTANGANSITENFNIVATDTDGSSASGQINVNIVDDVPKAMSDTNASTASETQLTLSGNVLTNDVQGADRVTTGPSSGPITPGTFVGTYGTLVMNANGTYTYTLDTSDADFKALHGNGNGTETFTYTLTDADGDKSTASLVLNIHNNDDGVTLTGLDVVGGELTVFEKNLSDGTNPNTPALTQNGTFIVTALDGLQTLTVGGITVVNGGVAAGFPQSITTPLGSTLTITGFNATTGVVSYSYTLVDNETHPNANGTNSITENFNVVATDGDGSTASGQLNVNIIDDIPTAKPDTSSVVEGGTVNISVLGNDINGADGPVTVVGVRAGGNTSTSAIGGLGNNITGSYGYLTLDAAGNAVYHSNPNTVSPAGATDTFTYTVRDADGDESTTTITINVSDSSIKAVTDTDVTVYEKALDLSKDGQDLAAGTVTGSEPGSTAETSSGTLVGSVTGGSGAITYTLVGSATGTYGQILLNPNGTYTYTLTSAPKTSPNANDGPNTLTETFTYKATDALGNSTTSTIVVNIVDDVPKAAGAERSVAAVEIDTNLLLVIDVSGSMADASGVPGLSRLELAKQAISALLDKYDDLGDVKVQIVTFSSNATDKTSIWVDIATAKSIVAGLSAGGGTNYDAAVDMAQTAFNTSGKLTGAQNVGYFFSDGKPNEGSIGGGDEADWKEFLTDNQIKNYAIGLGTGVSSGDLNPLAYDGTGTGTNTNAVIVTDLGQLNSVLSGTVIGAPVTGSLLEGGSFGADGGFVKTITVDGTTYTYDPKGNSNQGSLGFSGGVNHGTFNTVDNTLSIATNNKGTLVVNLDTGEYSYISQKATSVVVTENIGFTLSDNDGDLASSTLVVKVVPNAAPVAVDDHIITNILSSNIAVAGDVLLANDSDADGDPMKASPTTFNTGWASKAADFTGSGAIDFSGSGAKPSNQELANVRASFAANAATMTALLVISGYLGPVTAANTNDEDKITVNLKQGETLNLDHNLDAGHITMEYSVNGGAWIPIGDGQTITAASDGVYQIHITNITDPGGGGGAGNKESYELTMKLNYAGAHDITPDYHGTYTTSDDHGGSANANVTISYQDGHTLTGTSGDDTLVAGDGNNILNGGDGNDILMAGNGNNELHGGAGNDLLFSGLGNDLLDGGAGNDTASYAHATAGVTVNLGVSGAQNTLGAGTDTLTGIENLVGSNFNDNLTGDNNSNIITGGLGNDVLNGGGGDDFLIGGLGNNTLTGGSGADTFQWLKGNSGHDVITDFTPGTDKLDLSQLLQGENSTAASLDDYLHFTVSGSGASLVTSIDVSAMAGAAPNQTIDLAGVNLASHYGVTPGAGGVVSGADSATIINGMLNDHSLKVDTV; from the coding sequence CGGCAGCGAGACCCATTCGAGCGGTGATGGCACTACCCTCAGCGAGCACTTCACGGTGGTGGCTGGGGACAACAATGGCGACTCCACCACCGGGTCGCTGGACGTCAACATCACCGATGACGTGCCCAAGGCGTTCGATGACCACAATGGCACGGCTACGGAAACCCGGTTGACCCTGAATGGCAATGTCCTGACCAACGACATACAGGGCGCTGACCGCGTACCGGTGGGTGAAAATTCCGGGCCGATCACGCCCGGTACCTTTGTGGGTACCTACGGCACCCTGGTGCTGAATGCCAACGGCACCTACACCTACACCCTCAACACCGACGATGCCGACTTCAAGGCGCTGCACGGTGGTGGTGATGGCAAGGAGACGTTCACCTACACCCTCACCGATGCCGATGGCGATACCAGCACTGCCCATCTGGTGCTGGACATCCACAATGACGACGACGGTGTGACCATCAATGGGTTGGACGTCGAGGGTGGCGAGCTCACCGTCTACGAGAAAAATCTGTCTGACGGCAGTAACCCGGATAGCGGGGCGCTGACTCAGAGCGGCACCTTCACCATCACCGCTCCCGATGGCGTCGAGACCCTGAGCATCGGCGGCATCAACGTCGTGGTCGGCGGGGTGAGCGCAGGCTTCCCGCAATCAATCACCACGCCGCTGGGCAGCACCCTGACCATCACCGGCTTCAACGCCGCCACTGGCGTGGTCAGTTACAGCTACACCCTGGTGGATAACGAAGCCCACCCGACCGGCAATGGCGCCAACAGTCTGTCCGAGCAGTTCGCCGTCACCGTCGTGGATGACAACGGCACCACCGCCAACGGCAGCCTAGACGTGAACATCGTCGACGACCTGCCCAAAGCCGTGTACGACAGCAACGCCACCACCGCGTCGGAAACCCAGCTGACCCTGAACGGCAACGTGCTGACCAATGACGTGCAAGGCGCCGACCGCGTGACGGTGGGTGAAAACGCCGGCCCAATTACGCCCGGTACTTTCGTCGGTACCTACGGCACCCTGGTGCTGAACGCCAACGGCACTTACACCTACACCCTCAACCCCAGCGATGCGGATTTCAAAGCGTTGCACGGTGGCGGCAACGGCACCGAGACTTTCACTTACACCCTCACCGATGCCGACGGCGACACCAGCACCGCTAACCTGGTGCTGAACATCCACAACAACGACGATGGCGTGACCATCAATGGCCTGAACGTTGAGGGTGGTGAACTCACCGTCTACGAGAAAAATCTGTCTGACGGCAGTAACCCGGACGCCGGGGCGCTGACCCAGAGCGGCACCTTCACCATCACTGCACCGGATGGCGTCGAGACCCTGAGCATCGGCGGCATCAACGTCGTGGTCGGCGGGGTGAGCGCAGGCTTCCCGCAATCGATCACTACACCGCTGGGCAGCACCCTGACCATCACCGGCTTCAACGCCGCCACTGGCGTGGTCAGTTACAGCTACACCCTGGTGGATAACGAAGCCCACCCAGCCGGCAATGGCGCCAACAGCCTGTCCGAGCAGTTCGCCGTCACCGTCGTGGATGACAACGGCACCACCGCCAACGGCAGCCTCGACGTGAACATCGTCGACGACCTGCCAAAAGCCGTGTACGACAGCAACGCCGCGACCGCGTCGGAAACCCAGCTGACCCTGAACGGCAATGTGCTGACCAATGACGTGCAAGGCGCCGACCGTGTGACGGTGGGTGAAAACTCCGGCCCAATTACGCCCGGTACTTTCGTCGGTACCTACGGCACCCTGGTGCTGAACGCCAATGGCACTTACACCTACACCCTGAACACCAGCGATGCGGATTTCAAAGCGCTGCACGGTGGTGGCAACGGCACTGAGACCTTCACCTACACCCTCACCGATGCCGACGGCGATACCAGCACTGCCAACCTGGTGCTGAACATCCACAACAATGACGATGGCGTGACCATCAATGGCCTGAACGTTGAAGGCGGCGAGCTCACCGTCTACGAGAAGAATCTGTCTGACGGCAGCAACCCGGACAACGGGGCGCTGACCCAGAGCGGCACCTTCACCATCACCGCACCCGATGGCGTGGAGACCCTGAGCATCGGTGGCATCAATGTGGTGGTCGGCGGGGTGAGCGCAGGCTTCCCGCAATCGATCACCACGCCGCTGGGCAGCACCCTGACCATCACCGGCTTTAACGCCGCCACCGGCGTGATCAGCTACAGCTACACCCTGGTCGACAACGAAGCGCATCCAACCGGCAATGGCGCCAACAGCCTGTCCGAGCAGTTCGCCGTCACCGTGGTCGACGACAACGGCACCACCGCCAACGGCAGCCTCGACGTGAACATCGTCGACGACCTGCCCAAAGCCGTGTACGACAGCAACGCCGCGACCGCGTCGGAAACCCAGCTGACCCTGAACGGCAACGTGCTGACCAATGACGTGCAAGGCGCCGACCGCGTGACGGTGGGTGAAAACGCCGGCCCAATTACGCCCGGTACTTTCGTCGGTACCTACGGCACCCTGGTGCTGAACGCCAACGGCACTTACACGTACACCCTCAACCCCAGCGATGCGGATTTCAAAGCGTTGCACGGTGGCGGCAACGGCACCGAGACTTTCACTTACACCCTCACCGATGCCGACGGCGACACCAGCACCGCCAACCTGGTGCTGAATATCCACAACAACGACGATGGCGTGACCATCAATGGCCTGAACGTTGAGGGTGGTGAACTCACCGTTTACGAGAAGAACCTCAGCGACGGCAGCAATCCGGACAACGGGGCACTGACCCAAAGCGGCACCTTCACCATCAATGCACCCGATGGCGTCGAGACCCTGAGCATCGGCGGCATCAACGTCGTGGTCGGCGGGGTGAGCGCAGGCTTCCCGCAATCGATCACTACACCGCTGGGCAGCACCCTGACCATCACCGGCTTCAACGCCGCCACTGGCGTGGTCAGCTACAGCTACACCCTGGTCGACAACGAAGCGCATCCAGCCGGCAATGGCGCCAACAGCCTGTCCGAGCAGTTCGCCGTCACCGTCGTGGATGACAACGGCACCACCGCCAACGGCAGCCTCGACGTAAACATCGTCGATGACCTGCCCAAAGCCGTGTACGACAGCAACGCGGCGACCGCGTCGGAAACCCAGCTCACTCTCAATGGCAATGTCCTGACCAACGACATACAGGGTGCTGACCGCGTGCCGACCGGCCCAAGCGCCGGTCCGATCACCCCCGGCACCTTCGTCGGCACTTACGGCACCCTGGTGCTGAATGCCAACGGCACCTACACCTACACCCTCAACACCAGCGATGCGGATTTCAAAGCGCTGCATGGCGGCGGTAACGGCACCGAGACTTTCACCTACACGCTCACTGACGCTGACGGGGACACCAGCACTGCCAACCTGGTGCTGAACATCCACAACAATGACGATGGCGTCACGCTCACCGGCCTGGATGTGTATGGCGGCGAACTGACTGTCTACGAGAAAAACCTCAGCGACGGCAGCACCCCCAACGCGCCAGCGCTAACCCAAAGCGGCACCTTCACCGTCACGGCACTGGATGGCCTGCAAACCCTGACCGTGGGCGGCATCACGGTCGTCAGCGGCGGCGTGGCCGCCGGTTTCCCGCAATCGATCACTACACCGCTGGGCAGCACGCTGACCATCACCGGCTTCAACGCCACCACCGGCGTGGTCAGCTACAGCTACACCCTGGTGGATAACGAAGCGCACCCGACGGCCAATGGTGCCAACAGCCTCACTGAAAACTTCAACGTCGTGGCGACCGATACCGACGGCAGCACCGCCACCGGGCAGATCAACGTCAACATCGTCGACGATGTGCCCAAGGCGATGAACGACAGCAATGCGTCGACGGCTTCGGAAAGCCATCTCACCCTGAGCGGCAACGTGCTGACCAACGACGTGCAAGGCGCCGATCGTGTGCCAACTGGCCCAGGCGCCGGCCCCATCACCGCCGGCACCTTCGTCGGCACCTACGGCACGCTGGTGCTGAACGCCAACGGCACTTACACCTACACCCTCAACACCAGCGATGCCGATTTCAAAGCCCTGCATGGCGGCGGCAACGGCACCGAGACCTTCACCTATACCCTGACCGATGCCGACGGCGACAAGAGCACCGCCAACCTGGTGCTGAACATCCACAACAACAACGACCCGGTGATTATCAAGGGCCTGGATGTGTGTGGCGATGAACTCACCGTCTACGAGAAAAACCTCAGCGACGGCAGCCACCCCAACACGCCGGCACTGACCCAAAGCGGCACCTTTACCGTCACCGCGCTGGATGGCCTGCAAACCCTGATGGTGGGTGGAATCGCCGTGGTCAGCGGTGGCGTAGCCGCCGGCTTCCCGCAATCGATCACCACGCCGCTGGGCAGCACCCTGACCATCACCGGTTATAACCCGATCACCGGCGTGGTCAGCTACAGCTACACCCTGGTGGATAACGAAGCCCATCCGACCGCCCATGGTGCCAACAGCATCACCGAGAACTTCAACATCGTTGCCACCGACACCGACGGCAGTTCCGCCAGCGGGCAGATCAACGTCAACATCGTCGACGATGTGCCCAAGGCGATGAACGACACCAATGCGTCGACCGCCTCGGAAACACATCTGACCCTCAACGGCAACGTGCTGACCAACGACGTGCAAGGCGCCGACCGTGTAACGACCGGCCCGAGCAGCGGGCCGATCACCCCCGGCACCTTCGTCGGCACCTACGGCACCCTGGTGCTGAACGCCAACGGCACTTACACCTACACCCTCAACCCCAACGATGCCGACTTCAAGGCGCTGCATGGTGGCGGCAACGGCACCGAGACCTTTACCTATACCCTGACCGATGCCGACGGCGACAAGAGCACCGCGAAACTGGTGCTGAACATCCACAACAACGACGATGGCGTGACCATCAATGGGCTGAACGTCGAAGGTGGCGAGCTCAACGTCTACGAGAAGAACCTCAGCGATGGCAGCAATCCGGACGCCGGGGCACTGACCCAGAGCGGCACGTTCACCATCAACGCACCCGACGGTGTCGTGACCCTGACTATCGGTGGCATCAACGTGGTGGTTGGCGGGGTGAGCGCAGGCTTCCCGCAATCGGTCACCACGCCACTGGGCAGCACGCTGACGATTACTGGCTTCAATGCCGCGACCGGCGTGGTCAGCTACAGCTACACCCTGGTGGACAACGAAGCGCATCCAACGGCCAATGGCGCCAACAGCCTCACCGAGCACTTTGCCGTCAACGTCGTGGATGACAATGGCAGTACCGCCAATGGCAGCCTCGATGTGAACATCGTCGACGACCTGCCAAAAGCCGTGTACGACAGCAACGCCTCGACCGCTTCGGAAAGCTTGCTGACCCTCAATGGCAACGTGCTGACCAACGACGTACAAGGCGCCGACCGCGTGCCGACCGGCCCATCTGCCGGCCCGATCACCCCCGGCACCTTCGTCGGCACCTACGGCACCCTGGTGCTCAATGCCAACGGCACCTACACCTACACCCTCAATACCAGCGATGCGGACTTCAAGGCGCTGCACGGCGGCGGCAACGGCACCGAGACCTTCACCTACACCCTCACCGATGCCGACGGAGACGCCAGTACTGCCCAGTTGGTGCTGAACATCCACAACAACGACGACCCGGTGATCATCAAGGGGCTGGATGTATGTGGCGATGAACTCACCGTCTACGAGAAAAACCTCAGCGACGGCAGCAACCCCAGCGCACCGGCACTGACCCAAAGTGGCACCTTCACCGTCACCGCTCTGGATGGCCTGCAAACCCTGATGGTCGGTGGCATCGCCGTGGTCAGCGGTGGCGTGGCCGCGGGCTTCCCGCAATCGATCACCACGCCGCTGGGCAGCACCCTGACCATTACTGGCTACAACCCGACCACCGGCGTGGTCAGCTACAGCTACACGCTGGTGGATAACGAAGCGCATCCGACGGCCAATGGTGCCAACAGCATCACCGAAAACTTCAACATCGTTGCCACTGACACCGACGGCAGTTCCGCCAGCGGGCAGATCAACGTCAACATCGTCGACGATGTGCCGAAGGCGATGAGCGACACCAATGCGTCGACCGCATCGGAAACCCAACTGACCCTGAGCGGCAACGTGCTGACCAACGATGTGCAAGGCGCCGACCGTGTAACGACCGGCCCGAGCAGCGGGCCGATCACCCCCGGTACCTTCGTCGGCACCTACGGCACCCTGGTGATGAACGCCAATGGCACCTACACCTACACCCTCGACACCAGCGATGCCGACTTCAAGGCCTTGCACGGCAATGGCAACGGCACCGAGACCTTCACCTACACCCTGACCGATGCCGACGGTGACAAGAGCACCGCCAGCCTGGTGCTGAACATCCACAACAACGACGACGGCGTCACGCTCACCGGACTGGATGTGGTGGGTGGCGAACTCACCGTCTTCGAGAAAAACCTCAGCGACGGCACCAACCCCAACACACCTGCGCTGACCCAGAACGGCACCTTCATAGTCACCGCGCTGGACGGCTTGCAAACCCTGACCGTGGGCGGCATCACAGTCGTCAACGGCGGCGTGGCTGCCGGCTTCCCGCAATCGATCACCACGCCATTGGGCAGCACCCTGACCATCACCGGCTTCAACGCCACTACCGGTGTGGTCAGCTACAGCTACACCCTGGTGGATAACGAAACCCATCCAAACGCCAACGGCACCAACAGCATCACCGAGAACTTCAACGTGGTGGCCACCGACGGCGATGGCAGCACCGCGTCCGGACAGCTCAACGTCAACATCATCGACGACATTCCAACCGCCAAACCCGATACGTCCTCGGTGGTGGAGGGTGGCACCGTCAACATCAGCGTACTGGGCAACGACATCAACGGTGCCGATGGTCCGGTGACGGTGGTCGGCGTGCGCGCCGGCGGCAATACCTCGACCTCGGCGATCGGCGGCCTGGGCAATAACATCACTGGCAGCTACGGCTACCTGACCCTCGATGCCGCCGGTAATGCGGTCTATCACAGCAACCCGAACACGGTCAGCCCGGCGGGGGCGACCGATACCTTCACCTACACCGTGCGTGATGCCGACGGCGACGAAAGCACCACGACCATCACCATCAATGTCTCCGACAGCAGCATCAAGGCTGTCACAGACACCGATGTGACGGTCTACGAAAAGGCCCTCGACCTGAGCAAGGATGGTCAGGACCTGGCGGCCGGCACCGTGACCGGTAGCGAGCCGGGCAGTACTGCGGAAACGTCCAGCGGTACCCTGGTCGGTTCGGTAACCGGAGGCAGTGGCGCCATCACCTACACCCTGGTCGGCAGCGCCACCGGGACTTACGGGCAGATCCTGCTCAACCCCAATGGCACCTACACCTATACCCTGACCTCGGCGCCGAAAACCTCGCCGAATGCCAACGATGGTCCGAACACCCTGACGGAAACCTTCACCTACAAGGCCACCGATGCGCTGGGCAACAGCACCACCAGCACCATCGTGGTCAACATCGTCGATGACGTGCCCAAGGCCGCGGGTGCCGAACGTTCGGTGGCCGCCGTGGAGATCGACACCAACCTGCTGCTGGTGATCGATGTGTCCGGCAGTATGGCCGACGCTTCCGGCGTACCGGGGCTGTCGCGGCTGGAGCTGGCCAAGCAGGCGATCAGCGCGCTGCTCGACAAGTACGATGATCTGGGCGACGTCAAAGTGCAGATCGTCACGTTCAGCAGCAACGCCACCGACAAGACCTCGATCTGGGTGGACATCGCGACGGCCAAGTCGATCGTTGCCGGCCTGTCGGCGGGTGGCGGCACCAACTACGACGCCGCAGTCGACATGGCGCAAACCGCGTTCAATACCAGCGGCAAACTGACCGGCGCGCAAAACGTCGGTTACTTCTTCTCCGACGGCAAGCCCAACGAAGGATCGATCGGTGGCGGGGACGAGGCGGACTGGAAGGAGTTCCTCACCGACAATCAAATCAAGAACTACGCCATTGGCCTGGGCACCGGTGTCAGCAGCGGCGACCTCAACCCACTGGCGTATGACGGCACCGGCACGGGCACCAATACCAACGCGGTGATCGTCACCGACCTGGGGCAACTCAACTCGGTGTTGTCGGGCACCGTGATTGGCGCACCGGTCACCGGTTCGCTGCTCGAGGGTGGTTCATTCGGGGCCGATGGCGGTTTCGTCAAAACCATCACGGTCGATGGCACCACCTACACCTACGATCCGAAAGGCAACAGCAACCAGGGTTCGCTGGGCTTCAGCGGCGGCGTCAACCACGGCACCTTCAACACCGTCGACAACACCTTGAGCATCGCCACCAACAACAAGGGCACCCTGGTGGTGAACCTCGATACCGGCGAGTACAGCTACATTTCGCAGAAGGCCACGTCGGTGGTGGTGACCGAAAACATCGGCTTCACCCTCAGCGACAACGACGGCGATCTCGCCAGCTCCACCCTGGTCGTCAAAGTCGTGCCGAATGCGGCACCGGTGGCGGTCGATGACCACATCATCACCAACATCCTCTCGAGCAATATCGCCGTGGCGGGGGATGTGCTGCTGGCCAACGACAGCGATGCCGATGGCGATCCGATGAAGGCCTCGCCAACCACTTTCAACACCGGGTGGGCCAGCAAGGCGGCGGATTTCACCGGCAGCGGAGCGATCGACTTTTCCGGCAGCGGCGCCAAACCGTCCAACCAGGAACTGGCCAATGTGCGCGCTTCCTTCGCGGCCAATGCCGCGACCATGACCGCGCTGCTGGTGATCAGTGGCTACCTGGGGCCGGTCACTGCTGCCAATACCAACGATGAGGACAAGATCACCGTCAACCTCAAGCAGGGCGAAACCCTCAACCTGGACCACAACCTGGATGCCGGGCACATCACCATGGAGTACTCCGTCAACGGCGGGGCCTGGATTCCCATCGGCGATGGCCAGACCATCACCGCGGCGTCGGACGGTGTGTACCAGATCCACATCACCAACATCACCGACCCCGGCGGTGGCGGTGGCGCGGGCAATAAAGAAAGCTACGAGCTGACCATGAAGCTCAACTACGCCGGCGCCCATGACATCACCCCGGACTATCACGGCACCTACACCACCAGTGACGACCATGGCGGCAGCGCCAATGCCAACGTGACCATCAGCTACCAGGATGGCCACACCCTCACCGGGACCTCCGGCGACGACACGCTGGTGGCGGGGGACGGCAATAACATCCTCAATGGTGGCGACGGCAACGACATCCTCATGGCCGGCAATGGCAACAACGAATTGCATGGCGGTGCCGGCAATGACTTGCTGTTCAGCGGGCTGGGCAATGACCTGCTCGACGGCGGCGCCGGCAACGACACCGCCAGCTATGCCCATGCCACGGCGGGCGTCACGGTCAACCTCGGCGTCAGCGGCGCGCAGAACACCCTGGGCGCCGGCACCGACACCCTGACGGGGATCGAAAACCTCGTCGGCTCCAACTTCAACGACAACCTCACCGGCGACAACAACAGCAACATCATCACCGGCGGCCTGGGCAACGACGTGCTCAATGGTGGTGGCGGCGACGACTTCCTGATCGGCGGCCTGGGTAACAACACCCTGACCGGCGGCAGCGGCGCCGATACCTTCCAGTGGCTTAAGGGCAACAGCGGTCATGACGTGATCACGGACTTCACGCCGGGCACTGACAAACTCGACCTGTCGCAATTGCTGCAAGGGGAGAACAGCACTGCGGCTTCACTGGACGACTACCTGCACTTCACCGTCAGTGGCAGCGGCGCGTCGCTGGTGACCAGCATCGACGTCAGCGCCATGGCCGGCGCGGCACCGAACCAGACCATCGACCTGGCCGGGGTCAACCTGGCCAGCCATTACGGGGTCACGCCAGGGGCGGGCGGGGTGGTGTCCGGTGCGGACTCGGCGACCATCATCAACGGCATGCTCAATGATCATTCGTTGAAGGTGGATACGGTGTAA